The following proteins are encoded in a genomic region of Ptychodera flava strain L36383 chromosome 23 unlocalized genomic scaffold, AS_Pfla_20210202 Scaffold_24__1_contigs__length_23054250_pilon, whole genome shotgun sequence:
- the LOC139125055 gene encoding galactosylceramide sulfotransferase-like produces the protein MEITSRKAFLFITAISFFMTTYYIAVSNEQFISPTTKLNTYLRRFASDLLRNSSKRYGRGGISCTEITQIVYIKTHKTASSTTNSVIQRFGYNRRLAFALPKEGHLFKEKKLFTHELLQYERPPSNQSTHFNIIASHLRYNRPELDKVVPNATYITILRSPVQRFESAFGYYDFASKFGLNETENALEEFMKNPDKYAKTVGVVRRGRLRNGMLFNLGFDHRFNDNDSAINEMIDKLDKELDLVLIADYFEESLVLLKNVLCWKFDDILYISKGIRSNNSHYVISKSVAERILKWNKADVKLYEHFNRTFWKKINSYGADFYRDLREYRTSLKQFEDECVDSSERKLIYNHIDEFVMKTNASSQCKQAFIGTADFHVILKREAEELHNVSMAKHG, from the exons ATGGAAATTACGAGTAGGAAGGCTTTTCTGTTCATCacagcaatatcattttttatgaCGACTTATTACATTGCTGTGTCGAATGAACAATTCATCTCACCGACTACAAAGTTGAACACATATTTGCGTCG ATTTGCCTCGGACCTTTTAAGAAACTCTTCAAAACGCTATGGGCGGGGAGGAATTTCGTGTACAGAAATCACTCAAATAGTGTATATCAAGACTCACAAGACAGCCAGTTCTACAACCAATTCTGTCATCCAGCGTTTCGGATACAACCGTAGATTGGCGTTTGCCTTGCCAAAGGAGGGACATTTATTTAAGGAGAAGAAGCTTTTCACCCATGAACTTCTACAATATGAAAGACCACCAAGTAATCAGAGCACTCATTTTAACATTATAGCAAGCCATTTGAGATACAACAGACCGGAACTTGATAAAGTTGTTCCTAATGCCACCTATATCACCATATTACGAAGTCCTGTACAGAGGTTTGAGTCAGCGTTTGGCTACTATGACTTTGCAAGCAAATTCGGTCTAAATGAAACTGAAAACGCTCTCGAAGAATTCATGAAGAACCCTGACAAATATGCCAAAACAGTCGGAGTGGTTAGAAGAGGTCGTTTAAGGAATGGTATGTTATTTAATTTGGGATTTGATCATCGCTTTAATGACAATGATTCAGCAATTAatgaaatgattgacaagttgGACAAAGAACTTGATTTAGTATTAATAGCAGACTACTTCGAGGAATCGCTTGTCTTGTTGAAAAACGTTTTATGCTGGAAATTCGATGATATATTGTACATCAGCAAAGGAATTAGAAGTAACAACAGCCATTACGTGATATCAAAATCGGTCGCTGAGAGGATTTTGAAGTGGAACAAGGCTGACGTTAAGTTGTACGAGCATTTCAATCGTACGTTCTGGAAGAAAATAAACAGTTACGGGGCAGATTTCTACAGGGATTTACGGGAGTATCGGACCAGTCTGAAACAGTTCGAGGACGAATGTGTGGACAGTAGCGAGAGAAAACTAATTTATAACCACATAGATGAATTTGTAATGAAGACTAATGCAAGCTCTCAGTGCAAACAAGCTTTCATTGGTACCGCCGATTTTCACGTCATACTAAAGCGAGAGGCCGAAGAACTTCACAATGTGAGCATGGCAAAACACGGTTAG